The nucleotide sequence CTTACGTTGATGGTGATGCAGAGGACGCTAACACCGCAATGATGCATTTTAATAAAATGGATCCCGGTCCATTATCAGGGACAGAACGTTTTCAATTTTAATATTCCGGCGGATTGTTTAAATTAGCGCATAACAGAACAGATCAGGAGTAAATTAAACTTTTTGGAATTACAGGAGGTCCCATACCAGGATGATACGCTGATCCAACGCTTTCGCGAAGGAGATGAAACTGCTTTTACCACCATTTATCATAATCTCTATGAAAAGTTATACTGGTATGGCCGGCGTTTTGTGCCACAGGAGACGGAAGTGGAAGATATACTGGCAGAAGCCTATCTAAAAGCCTGGGATAAAAGACAGGAGTTTAAGGATATGGAGGCCGTCACCGGCTTTTTGCACATCGTGGTCCGTAATCAGTGTTTAAATTATTTAAAGCGGGAGCAAATGAAGAGCGCCCGCCAGCAATCCCTGCTTGCCCAGCTGGATGCGTTTGAACCCGGCGATTTTAGCATCGAGGATTTGCAGGCATCGCTGCTGCGCAGGATTTTTGATGAAATTGATCAGTTGCCTCCGAAATTGCGCGATACCTTTTTACTTTCCTATAAAGACGGGTTAAAGCCGGCGGCCATCGCAGCACGACTGGGCGTAAGCGTTCAAACCGTAAAAAACCAGAAAACACATGGGCTCAAAATACTCCGGACAGTACTTGCAAACGATCCGTTATTACTCTTTATACTCTTCCTGCTGGAGCAGCATTTTGATGCATAATATAAAGTTTTAGCAATTCCGATAGTACGTTCGTACTTTCCGATTGTTTTATTATTAAATGACAGCTATTAAGGTCATATCGGGTTTATTGTTAAAACAGTTTTCTGAAGAGCTTTCAGGAGAAGAGCAGGCCCTTCTGGATAAGTGGCTGCAGCAGTCACCTGCCAACAGGGCTTTCTACAATAAAATCAATGACGAAGAAGAATTCCGGAAATTGCTTCTCTCCTATCATTTGAACGAACGGCAGGCATCAGAAGAAAGAGTACTCAATCAACTGTTTCAGAAAATCAACGGGCACAGATCTGAGGGCAAAAGAAAGACAGGGAATATGACCCGGTGGCTGGCAGCCGCCGCTGTTATCGCCATTGTGGGAGCTACTGTTTACCTGTATGTCGTTCAAAAGCGACATAGCCCCACTGCAATCGTTGCTCAGGCGCAGGATATCCAGGCACCTTCCTCTAACCGCGCCATGATTACGCTGGCAGATGGAAGCAACGTATTTCTGGATAGTCTGGGAAATGGTCAGCTGGTACAGCAGGGAAATGTAAAACTGGTGAAATTAGCCAACGGGAAAATCGCGTATCAGGCCGCCAACGCCCCTTCCGAAGGAGGCGCGGCTGTACTGAACACGTTGAGGAATCCCCGCGGCAGCAAGGTAATTGACATGCAATTATCCGATGGAAGCCATGTATGGCTGAATGCGGGTTCCTCCATCACCTATCCCGTAGTGTTTACAGGCGATGAGCGGAAAGTGGAGTTGAAAGGCGAAGGGTATTTTGAAGTAGCCCCCTCCAGTTCTCCCAAAGGGGGAAAACGTCGGCCATTTATTGTAACGTTCCCTTCTCCTCTCGGAGGAGGCCGGGAGGGGGCGGTAGAAGTATTGGGTACGCATTTCAATGTAAACGCATATGGGGATGAGCCGGCAACTAAAGTAACCCTACTCGAGGGTAGTGTCCATGTAGCTCCCCTCTTCAAAGAAAACGGATCGGGATTGAAGCTTAAGCCCGGTCAGCAGGCCGTTGTTAACCTGTCCACCTATCAACTGATCAGCCACCCCAACCTCACCCAGGTAATGGCCTGGAAAAATGGTTTGTTTGAATTTGACGATGCCGATATTCAATCTGTCATGAAAGAGTTAGCACGATGGTATAATATAGACGTATCCTATTCCGGCAGCAGGTCCCAGCACTTTGTAGGAAGCATTGAACGGAGCAAACCGTTATCAAAAGTACTGACCATGCTGGAAAAAACAGGAGCAGTAACATTTGAAGTAAAAGGAAATAGAGTTATCGTAAAAGAATAAGCACGCTCATAAAAAAGCCGTTCCGGATGGAGCCCGGAACGGCGGATATTTTGGGCATACAATGATCACGTTTGGAAACGATTGTTTAACCTGTCTGCCGACAAGCAGGCCCAAAACCTGTTCCGGGGTTGCCGGAACCAAGCAAAGCTATGCATTTAAAACAGTTCTGTCATTATGGCGGTAAAATATTTTATTTTCCGCAGCAGGGGAACGGCATCAGAAAACGATTATCAGGGAGCTTCCTGCCGGAAACCAGTATCTTGGGGCTACATGAACGGAAAAAAATATTCAGGGTGATGAAACTGATTGCAATCTTTTTATTCTGGGCCTGCCTTACATCAGCCGCTACCGGGTTTTCACAAACGGTAACCCTGAGAGGCAATGGCATTCTGCTCGAAAATGTGTTTAAAGAAATACGTAAACAAACAGGGTATAAATTTCTTTATAGCAGGGAAGCGCTGCAACACTCCAAAAAAGTTTCGGTTAATGCATATGCCCAGCCGATGGAACAGGTATTACAGCAATGCTTCAGGGGCCAGCCGCTTACCTATGAAATCATTGAGAAAACAATTATTGTAAAACTGCGGACTACTTCGACAATGACACCTCCATTACTGAAGGAGCAGCCATCCCTCCCCACTGCCGAAGAAATTCAGGGACGCGTTACAGACAGTACAGGGGCCCCTTTGTCCGGAGCTTCTGTAAATATAAAGGGCACCAATACCGGCACCACTACAAATGCCAACGGGAGATTTACGATAAATGCAAAGGCGACCGACATCCTTATTATCTCTTTTATAGGATACCAGACTGTTGAGTTGCCGGCAAATAGTACTTCTTTATCGGCCATCACGCTTTTTCCTGTTGAAAGCCGGCTGGAAGATTTTGTGGTAGTAGGTTATGGAGTCCAGCGTAAAAAAGATCTTACCGGCGCCATTTCATCTGTCAGTGCCAAAGACATCGCCAATACCCCTGTTAAGGATGTGCTCTCGGCCATGCAGGGCAGGATGGCCGGTGTGCAGGTCGTTTCAAATTCCGGCGCCCCCGGTGACGGCATCAATGTTACCGTAAGGGGACAATCTTCCCTGAATGCCGGTAATGCCCCACTCTATATCATCGATGGGATTCCGGTGGATGCCGGCTCCATCTCCCAGTTAAATGGTTTTGAATCGCACGGACTCAATCCGCTTTCCTATATTAACCCCAGCGATATCGAATCGATTGAAGTGTTAAAGGATGCTGCCTCAACCTCCATTTACGGATCAAGAGCCGCCAATGGTGTGGTAATGATCACCACCAAAAGCGGAAAGGCCGGGAAGGCAAAAGTGAACATCAATTTTTATGCAGGTGTCAGCAACATCACGCGGCATCTTGACGTGCTGAACGCAGCACAATGGCGATCCAACATCCTGGAGGCATACCGCAACCTGGATATTTACAATAACGCTACAACCCCGACAGTGCCCCATTGGTCGGTACTGGATTCTTTAAGTCCTATGAATACAGGCGATGTGGATTGGCAAAGTGTTATGTACAGAACTGCCGTTCAGAAGCAGCTGGATTTTTCCGTAAGCGGCGGTACCGAAAAAAGCGTTTATGCGCTCAGCACTTCTATTCTTGACCAGGACGGGATCTTTATTGCCTCAAAGTACCGCAGGATCACTTCAAGACTTAATGCCGATTTTAATATCTCCAAAAAACTGAAACTGGGGTATAATGTCATTTACAGTAATGAACGCAACAACCGCATCAATGCCGGTGGTGATGGGAACCACAGCCTGGTGCAATCCATTTTAGTACGGCCGCCTACCTACGCGCTCACCTATCCGGATGGTTCCCCGATCTATTATTTTAACGGGAAGAGAAATCCTGTGGGCCTGGCATTGGAAGCCACCCACCTCAATACAACCAACCGGATCATCGGCAGCCAGTACCTGGAATACCAGATCCTGGATGGCCTTAAGTTCAGAACAAGCATCAGCCTGGATTTTACCTCCATGAAAGAGGATGAGTTCCTGCCCTCTACTGTGGATTACCGGGAAGGCTATAATTCAGGGAGTGTGCGGGCTACCAATAACCTTACCTGGGCCAACGAAAATTATTTCACCTATCACAAAACATTTAATACCGACCATGATTTTACCGCCCTGGCGGGTTTCAGCCAGCAGGCCTGGAAACTGGAAACCACGGGACTCAACGGTATGTATTTTGCCAGCGACCGCATCCGCACGCTTAACGGAGCCGGCACGATCTCCGGGCAGGATGTAAACGTTACCGTGGAGCATGGCATGGTTTCTTATTTTGGAAGGGTTGGGTACAATTACAAAAGCAAATACCTTTTCCAGGCCAACCTGAGAGCAGACGGATCATCAAGATTTGGAAAGGACAACCGGTTCGGCTTCTTCCCGTCGGCTTCAGCAGCATGGCGTTTTTCAGCAGAACCGTTTTTGGAAAATGCGACGTTCCTTAATGATGGTAAATTGCGGCTCAGTGTAGGGCAGACAGGGAATGAGGCCATTGGTAATTACACTTCGCAGGGCGAATTTGCTATCGGATACAATTATCTCGACAAATCGGGCGCCGCGCCAACGGTTATGCCCAACTCCAACCTCACCTGGGAAACATCCACCCAGTATGATCTGGGACTTGACCTTTCCCTGTTCAATCACCGGGTTTCGTTTACCGGTGATGTATACATAAAAAACACCCGCGATCTTTTATTCGATGTGCCTATACCCGAAACCACGGGTTTTCCTTTTATGACACAGAACATCGGTAAAATACAAAATAAAGGGCTGGAACTGGCCCTTACCACCAGGAACCTGACCAGGGACCTGAAGTGGAGTACCACATTTAACATCGGCCTCAACCGCAATAAAGTAGTCAGCCTTCCGGAACAGGTGCTTACCAACGGATACATACAGAATGGCGCTTTTCATATTTTAAAAGTAGGACAGCCCATTGGCGTTTTCTACGGGTATAAGTTTTTAGGTGTTTATGCCAGTGATGCCGATAATGTAAACGAAGTACGCAACGGCTCCGCCAACGGGAAAATTTTTGCGGGTGGCGATCCCATCTGGGACGACCGCAACGGCGATCATGTGATCAACGCGGAAGATCAGCAGATCATCGGTAATGCGCAGCCTGGTTTTACAGGAGGCTTTATCAATGACTTCACCTACAAGAATTTTTCACTGAATATCTTCTTCCAGTTTTCAAACGGCAACGACATTTACAGCCAGCTGAACCAGCTGAGGCATTCGGTGGTGGCCTACAACAATGTGTCGCGGGATGCATTGAACCGATGGAAAGCGCAGGGCGACATTACCGATTATCCCAGAACGATCTTTAATGATCCCCTGGCTACGGACAGCCGTGTTTCCGACCGCTGGATCAGCGATGGTTCTTACCTGAGATTAAAAAATGTACGCCTTTCCTACAACCTGCCGCAGGGGCTGATGGATAAGCTGAGCCTGAGAAGTGTAAAAGTATATGCTTCCGGGGAGAACCTGCTGACCTGGACAAAGTATACCGGTTACGATCCGGATGTAAGCTCGTACAGTGGTTTAAGAATTGGCATCGACGGGGGCTCCTATCCGCAGAGCCGTACGTTTATTTTTGGACTAAATGTTGAACTATAATACTCCGTAATATGAAAGCGTTAATCAATAAAACAGTCTCACTTCTTTTAATTATTTTACTGTTCGGTTCCTGTGTAAAACAGGTGCTGGATAAAAAGCCGGTCAGCAGTTTTCCGGGAGAGGATTTCTATAAAACGCCCGACGATGCGCAGGCAGGTGTCAATGGCATTTACAATGCCGCACAGGGTGTGTTCCGGATCAATTTTGCTTACTGGGGCGAAGCAAGGGCCGATAATGTGCAAACCGCCCAATCCGGAGAAAGCCTGACGCTCACACAGAATAACCTTACCGAATCAGCAGTATCGGCAAACTGGACGGGTTTATATACCATGATCAGCCGCGCCAATTATGCCATAGCTTATATACCCAACGCCTATCCCGGTGATCCGGACGGAGGTAAACAGCTGATGGGCCAGGCCCGTGCCTTACGTGCGCTTGCCTACTTTTACCTGGTAAGGGTTTGGGGAGATGTGCCTCTGGTCACTGAGCCCTATACCTCTATAGAACAGGATATTTTTGTCAGTAAAACCAATAAGGAACAGGTACTGGATCAGATTGAAACGGATCTTGGCTATGCGGTTCAGAATTGTGCAGACCGGTTCAACAACAACGACGACCGGATCAAATTCACAAAAGGAGGTGCCTATGCATTGCTTGCCCAGGTTTACATGTGGCGGAAAAAATATGCGGAGGCAGCCACCGCATCAAAAATGGTGCTTGATAACAGCCTCTACACGCTCGCCGCTTCTATGGACGATTGGGGAAAAATATTTACCAATAGTTATTCTTCCGAAAGCATTTTTGAAATAGGCTACAATGAAACTCAAACCAACTCGTTAAGGGTGCTTTATGCTGTAGGATCCGACGCCATGTTCACACCTTCTGCAAAATTCCGTTCCTCCTATGAGCAGGGCGACAAACGGATCCCTTATGTATATGATACTACGGTAGCAACGCCCAAAGCCATCTGGAAATTCCTGGGGAAAGGCGTCAGTGATGAAGATCCCTCCCCCTCCCGTCAGAACATCGTGTTAATACGCCTTGCAGACATCCTGTTGCTGAGGGCTGAAGCGCTGGCCCGGACCGGCGGTACCAATATTGCAGAGTCCCTGAGCTTATTAAACCGCATCCGGCAGCGGGCCGGCTTGCCCGCTTTTGAAACGGAAGCCGCTGCGGCCGCCCGTTATGGTGACCTGGAATCGGCCATTTTACATGAACGTTCCATTGAGCTTTGTTTTGAAGGGCACCGGTGGTTTGACCTGGTACGTACGGGAAAGGCGATCACCACCATGCGCCCGGTTAACGGCCTTAGCGATGAACGCAACCTGGTATGGCCGGTTTTTGTAAGTGTTTTAAATAAAAACCCCAACCTGGAGCAAAGCGAGTTCTATAAATAACAGACATCAGCGTACGTCTGATCAGTAATACTAAAATTCCGGGAACGAACCGTCTGTAATAAACATTCCTATTTATCAAACAGCATATGAATCTTATTATCCGGCGTTCCTCCCTACATTAAAAACATAAAAATATTGCGGATGAAAACGAATATAAAAAATCCGGGACTTCCAACATTTCTGGGACTGCTCTTCCTGAATGTATGTTACCTGTTTCTTTTACCGGCTTGCGAGAAGCAAAAAAATTTCAGCTACGAATATGACAATCCGGGGGGAAAAATGAGCATCTCCGCCTGGCAATTTGTGCAGCAGACAGACTCCCTGGCATTGTTAAGCGAAGCCATTACTGCTGCCGGGCTTCAGGATTATTATTCCAATGCCGAAGTACATACCTTTATTATGCCAACGAACGCCGCCTTCCGGACCTATATGTCTGTAAACAAATACACCAGCATCGCAGCCATTCCCGTCCCGATCCTCCGGAATACGCTTTTATACCATATTGTAAAAGCGAAAGTGCTTTTTTCAGATCCGGCCCTGTCACAGAATAACAATCCCATTGCCTATGAAACCGCAAACGGGCAATCGATGTACCTGTCTCACAACGCCAATTACCAGGGGCTGATCAATGAACAGACCAATAAAAGCTGGACGATATCCGTCTCCAACCTGGAGCCGGTGAACGGCGTTATCCATATTGTTCCGGAACTCGTTTATTTTTCTGCCAAAACAGCCGGCACCAATATACCCGATCCGGCAATTGTCAGCGATACCATTTATGCCACGCAGGATACCTACATCAACGGCGGAAGTCTGAAGGCGTCCAACTTCGGGAGCGATCCCCTGATCAAACTGAAAAATGTGGATGGCAGCGGTGATTACGATCGCAAGATCTACCTGATGTTCGACTTAAACCAGCTCACCAAAACAGGCACCCTGCGAAACGCCAGCATCGAGGTGGGCGTCAATTTTACGCATGGCCTTGGCTTAAAAATGGATCTGTATAACGTTGCGGATACCAGCTGGTCAGAAAAATCAATGAACTGGAACAATGCACCGGCACCGGACCAAACACCCGTGGCATCCCTTGTTACCGGAAAGGTGGCCACCTTTCAGTGGAACTGTACCGGCTTTATTGGCCCCCGCCTGCAACAACCCCGGAAGATTTCCGTAATGCTCGACGGAGAAGCAAAGGGCAATGAAACCAATGACCTGATCTCCAAAGAAAATCCGCTCAGCAAGCCCCCCCGCCTGGTGGTTACCTTCTCCTCCGGGAACAGCATGCTTGAAATGGGAATCAATAATGGAATGACGGTTTCAAAAGGCGGTATTGCAGTGCTGAAAACAGCAATGCTTGAGATGAAAGGCGCCGCACCGGCCGATATTATTTACACCCTGGAATCAGCACCCGCAAACGGATGGCTGATCATGGGCTCCTCCATTCTTACCACCGGCAGTAAATTCACGCAGCTGGATCTGGATATGAGCAATATCGTCTATGTACATTCCGGTTCAGGCGGTGCTGCCGATCAACTTTCCCTTTCGGTTGCAGACCCCGACGGTGGTCTGATCGAACCTTTCGATTTTAACATCAGCATTCAGTAATTAACCCATAGCGCTTTATTGATACGAATAAACGATCATGAACGCTATATTGAAAGGAAGCCTGTTTCAGCAATGAAAAGTTATTGTGTCCCCGGGAAATACGTTTTTTTATCTGTTCTCTTGCTGATGGCAGTCATCATGAACAGTTACAGCCAGGAAAAACCGGCCCCGGATTTTGAAAAGAAAGGATTCTATATTGATCTGCGTAACCAGGTCATGACCATGGAAGCCTTAAAAAATACGGCAAAAGAGCTGGCAGAACTGGGAATCAATACCCTGGTTATGGAATGGGATGCCACTTACCCTTATGAGAACAATGCCACGATCTCCGGCAGGCTGGCATATACACGCGAAGAGATCAGTTCCTTTGTAAATTATTGCGGTAAAATAGGTATTGACGTTATTCCCATCCAGCAGTGCTTTGGTCATGTGGAATATATTTTACGGCACGACCGGTACAGTAGTTTGAGGGAGGATGCCAAAGATCTTTCGCAGGTCTGTCCGTTGCAGACAACAGCGGACAGTTTACTTTTTTCAGATCTGTTCAGGGATATGGC is from Niabella beijingensis and encodes:
- a CDS encoding RagB/SusD family nutrient uptake outer membrane protein; the protein is MKALINKTVSLLLIILLFGSCVKQVLDKKPVSSFPGEDFYKTPDDAQAGVNGIYNAAQGVFRINFAYWGEARADNVQTAQSGESLTLTQNNLTESAVSANWTGLYTMISRANYAIAYIPNAYPGDPDGGKQLMGQARALRALAYFYLVRVWGDVPLVTEPYTSIEQDIFVSKTNKEQVLDQIETDLGYAVQNCADRFNNNDDRIKFTKGGAYALLAQVYMWRKKYAEAATASKMVLDNSLYTLAASMDDWGKIFTNSYSSESIFEIGYNETQTNSLRVLYAVGSDAMFTPSAKFRSSYEQGDKRIPYVYDTTVATPKAIWKFLGKGVSDEDPSPSRQNIVLIRLADILLLRAEALARTGGTNIAESLSLLNRIRQRAGLPAFETEAAAAARYGDLESAILHERSIELCFEGHRWFDLVRTGKAITTMRPVNGLSDERNLVWPVFVSVLNKNPNLEQSEFYK
- a CDS encoding DUF7594 domain-containing protein, with amino-acid sequence MKTNIKNPGLPTFLGLLFLNVCYLFLLPACEKQKNFSYEYDNPGGKMSISAWQFVQQTDSLALLSEAITAAGLQDYYSNAEVHTFIMPTNAAFRTYMSVNKYTSIAAIPVPILRNTLLYHIVKAKVLFSDPALSQNNNPIAYETANGQSMYLSHNANYQGLINEQTNKSWTISVSNLEPVNGVIHIVPELVYFSAKTAGTNIPDPAIVSDTIYATQDTYINGGSLKASNFGSDPLIKLKNVDGSGDYDRKIYLMFDLNQLTKTGTLRNASIEVGVNFTHGLGLKMDLYNVADTSWSEKSMNWNNAPAPDQTPVASLVTGKVATFQWNCTGFIGPRLQQPRKISVMLDGEAKGNETNDLISKENPLSKPPRLVVTFSSGNSMLEMGINNGMTVSKGGIAVLKTAMLEMKGAAPADIIYTLESAPANGWLIMGSSILTTGSKFTQLDLDMSNIVYVHSGSGGAADQLSLSVADPDGGLIEPFDFNISIQ
- a CDS encoding RNA polymerase sigma factor produces the protein MELQEVPYQDDTLIQRFREGDETAFTTIYHNLYEKLYWYGRRFVPQETEVEDILAEAYLKAWDKRQEFKDMEAVTGFLHIVVRNQCLNYLKREQMKSARQQSLLAQLDAFEPGDFSIEDLQASLLRRIFDEIDQLPPKLRDTFLLSYKDGLKPAAIAARLGVSVQTVKNQKTHGLKILRTVLANDPLLLFILFLLEQHFDA
- a CDS encoding FecR family protein, giving the protein MTAIKVISGLLLKQFSEELSGEEQALLDKWLQQSPANRAFYNKINDEEEFRKLLLSYHLNERQASEERVLNQLFQKINGHRSEGKRKTGNMTRWLAAAAVIAIVGATVYLYVVQKRHSPTAIVAQAQDIQAPSSNRAMITLADGSNVFLDSLGNGQLVQQGNVKLVKLANGKIAYQAANAPSEGGAAVLNTLRNPRGSKVIDMQLSDGSHVWLNAGSSITYPVVFTGDERKVELKGEGYFEVAPSSSPKGGKRRPFIVTFPSPLGGGREGAVEVLGTHFNVNAYGDEPATKVTLLEGSVHVAPLFKENGSGLKLKPGQQAVVNLSTYQLISHPNLTQVMAWKNGLFEFDDADIQSVMKELARWYNIDVSYSGSRSQHFVGSIERSKPLSKVLTMLEKTGAVTFEVKGNRVIVKE
- a CDS encoding TonB-dependent receptor; its protein translation is MKLIAIFLFWACLTSAATGFSQTVTLRGNGILLENVFKEIRKQTGYKFLYSREALQHSKKVSVNAYAQPMEQVLQQCFRGQPLTYEIIEKTIIVKLRTTSTMTPPLLKEQPSLPTAEEIQGRVTDSTGAPLSGASVNIKGTNTGTTTNANGRFTINAKATDILIISFIGYQTVELPANSTSLSAITLFPVESRLEDFVVVGYGVQRKKDLTGAISSVSAKDIANTPVKDVLSAMQGRMAGVQVVSNSGAPGDGINVTVRGQSSLNAGNAPLYIIDGIPVDAGSISQLNGFESHGLNPLSYINPSDIESIEVLKDAASTSIYGSRAANGVVMITTKSGKAGKAKVNINFYAGVSNITRHLDVLNAAQWRSNILEAYRNLDIYNNATTPTVPHWSVLDSLSPMNTGDVDWQSVMYRTAVQKQLDFSVSGGTEKSVYALSTSILDQDGIFIASKYRRITSRLNADFNISKKLKLGYNVIYSNERNNRINAGGDGNHSLVQSILVRPPTYALTYPDGSPIYYFNGKRNPVGLALEATHLNTTNRIIGSQYLEYQILDGLKFRTSISLDFTSMKEDEFLPSTVDYREGYNSGSVRATNNLTWANENYFTYHKTFNTDHDFTALAGFSQQAWKLETTGLNGMYFASDRIRTLNGAGTISGQDVNVTVEHGMVSYFGRVGYNYKSKYLFQANLRADGSSRFGKDNRFGFFPSASAAWRFSAEPFLENATFLNDGKLRLSVGQTGNEAIGNYTSQGEFAIGYNYLDKSGAAPTVMPNSNLTWETSTQYDLGLDLSLFNHRVSFTGDVYIKNTRDLLFDVPIPETTGFPFMTQNIGKIQNKGLELALTTRNLTRDLKWSTTFNIGLNRNKVVSLPEQVLTNGYIQNGAFHILKVGQPIGVFYGYKFLGVYASDADNVNEVRNGSANGKIFAGGDPIWDDRNGDHVINAEDQQIIGNAQPGFTGGFINDFTYKNFSLNIFFQFSNGNDIYSQLNQLRHSVVAYNNVSRDALNRWKAQGDITDYPRTIFNDPLATDSRVSDRWISDGSYLRLKNVRLSYNLPQGLMDKLSLRSVKVYASGENLLTWTKYTGYDPDVSSYSGLRIGIDGGSYPQSRTFIFGLNVEL